The following are from one region of the Rosistilla carotiformis genome:
- a CDS encoding efflux RND transporter periplasmic adaptor subunit: MQHVPSLTKLLFGLALAAGVALTTWCLRDALPFADSVPAVAKESPPQPAPEKQTILEISVQARKNLGLTSQPARPQTYWRSLQIPGKLADRPGVSDRGVTSPAESVVTEIHISPGDAIRPGERLFTLRLFSEYLQATQTQLFKAKQETAIIQADIDRVSDAVTSGAVVRSKMIELQGNLRRQQILIEAARQDLRSRGLDSAQIEQIESGSFLSTIDVRAPEALPTVPLTETNTDRAARTIQPVQQARFDSSSSRAPEFAFEVQELLVELGQQVQAGQPLATLANHQALYVVGHAFKREAPFLERAAQEGRAIDIEFADDATDQWPELEQRFEIRHLSNAIDTNSRTFDFFIPLRNQSRAYQKAEQTFLVWRFRPGQRVRLHVPVEKLENVLVLPAAAVVRDGPEAYVFMQNGDLFKRLPVHVLHEDRQSIVLANDGSVTPGTYLAQNAAASLNRVLRSQAASGQQAGVHVHPDGTVHAAH; encoded by the coding sequence ATGCAACACGTTCCTTCGCTTACAAAACTCCTGTTCGGACTTGCGCTCGCCGCCGGTGTCGCTTTGACGACATGGTGCTTACGCGATGCATTGCCGTTTGCCGACAGCGTTCCCGCAGTCGCCAAGGAGAGTCCGCCGCAGCCAGCGCCCGAAAAACAGACGATCCTCGAAATCAGCGTTCAAGCGAGAAAGAACCTAGGGCTCACGTCACAGCCGGCGCGGCCGCAAACCTATTGGCGCAGTCTCCAGATCCCTGGCAAGCTGGCCGATCGCCCAGGTGTCTCCGATCGCGGTGTCACCTCGCCAGCGGAAAGCGTTGTGACCGAGATCCACATCTCGCCCGGCGACGCGATTCGCCCGGGCGAGCGGCTGTTCACATTGCGATTGTTCAGCGAATACCTGCAAGCGACGCAGACTCAGCTGTTCAAAGCGAAACAGGAGACCGCAATCATCCAAGCCGACATCGATCGCGTCTCGGACGCCGTGACTTCCGGCGCGGTGGTCCGAAGCAAGATGATCGAATTGCAAGGCAATCTTCGCCGGCAACAGATCTTGATCGAAGCCGCCCGCCAGGACTTACGTTCGCGCGGCCTCGATTCGGCGCAAATCGAACAGATCGAATCGGGCAGTTTCTTGTCCACGATCGATGTACGAGCTCCCGAGGCTCTGCCGACCGTACCACTTACCGAAACCAACACCGATCGGGCGGCGCGAACGATCCAGCCGGTCCAGCAGGCTCGCTTCGATTCGTCCAGTTCCCGCGCGCCCGAGTTTGCGTTTGAAGTCCAGGAACTGTTGGTGGAACTTGGGCAACAGGTGCAAGCCGGGCAACCGTTGGCGACGCTCGCCAATCACCAGGCGCTGTATGTCGTGGGGCATGCCTTCAAGCGAGAGGCACCGTTCCTGGAACGAGCCGCTCAAGAAGGGCGAGCGATCGACATCGAATTCGCCGACGACGCAACCGACCAATGGCCCGAACTCGAGCAGCGGTTTGAGATCCGCCACCTCAGCAACGCCATCGACACGAACAGCCGCACGTTCGACTTCTTCATTCCGCTGCGAAACCAATCGCGTGCGTACCAGAAGGCGGAACAAACCTTCCTGGTCTGGCGATTCCGGCCGGGGCAACGCGTTCGACTGCACGTTCCCGTCGAGAAACTGGAGAACGTGTTGGTGCTGCCCGCCGCGGCGGTCGTCCGCGACGGGCCCGAAGCGTATGTCTTCATGCAAAACGGCGACCTCTTCAAACGTCTGCCCGTGCATGTGCTGCACGAAGATCGCCAATCGATCGTGTTGGCCAACGATGGCAGCGTGACACCGGGAACCTACCTGGCTCAGAACGCTGCCGCCTCGCTGAACCGCGTCCTCCGGTCGCAAGCGGCCAGCGGCCAACAAGCCGGCGTTCACGTTCATCCCGATGGCACCGTCCACGCCGCTCACTGA
- a CDS encoding dihydrofolate reductase: protein MIIISAMSEDRVIGSQNGMPWNVPAEYQQYLDFVAGQTVIMGRKTYEIFGKDVAPETSLIVVSRSTELDDIPVAKSFDEAIAMAKALGKEIFIAGGSSIYEQAFDVADQMYLSTIHGEYRGDAYFPAFDTDQWQVVETREQPQFTFRRWKRKAGSR from the coding sequence ATGATTATCATCTCCGCGATGAGCGAAGATCGCGTGATCGGCAGCCAAAATGGAATGCCCTGGAACGTTCCCGCCGAATACCAGCAATACCTCGACTTCGTCGCCGGCCAAACGGTGATTATGGGGCGGAAAACGTATGAGATCTTCGGCAAAGATGTGGCCCCCGAAACGTCGCTGATCGTCGTTTCACGGTCTACCGAACTCGACGACATTCCAGTGGCAAAGTCGTTTGACGAAGCGATCGCGATGGCCAAGGCGTTGGGCAAAGAGATCTTCATTGCCGGGGGAAGTTCGATCTACGAACAAGCGTTCGACGTCGCTGACCAGATGTATCTGAGCACGATCCATGGCGAGTACCGTGGCGATGCGTATTTCCCCGCGTTTGATACCGATCAATGGCAGGTCGTCGAGACGCGCGAGCAACCGCAGTTCACGTTCCGGCGATGGAAAAGAAAGGCCGGTTCGCGATAA
- a CDS encoding nuclear transport factor 2-like protein yields MSDAATPKSELLEMQRTFVQRCAKGEFVEVMEDYYADDAYQIEGDGSRREGKANMIAFEKQFLTQVKQFHGIDLGSIAVASDDGKGNGVTMAEYTIKADMIDGSKFWPEQVQVSTWKNGKIIAVRFYYDPNF; encoded by the coding sequence ATGTCCGATGCCGCAACGCCCAAGAGCGAACTGTTAGAAATGCAGCGCACGTTTGTTCAACGCTGTGCCAAGGGAGAGTTCGTCGAAGTGATGGAGGACTACTACGCCGACGATGCCTACCAAATTGAAGGGGACGGTTCGCGGCGTGAGGGGAAAGCGAACATGATCGCTTTTGAGAAGCAGTTCTTAACCCAAGTGAAGCAGTTTCATGGCATCGATCTCGGATCGATCGCGGTCGCGTCGGACGATGGCAAGGGCAACGGAGTCACGATGGCGGAATATACGATCAAGGCGGATATGATCGACGGATCGAAGTTCTGGCCCGAACAAGTTCAAGTTTCGACTTGGAAGAACGGCAAGATCATCGCCGTGAGGTTCTACTACGACCCCAATTTCTAA